From the genome of Chelonia mydas isolate rCheMyd1 chromosome 2, rCheMyd1.pri.v2, whole genome shotgun sequence, one region includes:
- the ARF1 gene encoding ADP-ribosylation factor 1: protein MGNIFANLFKGLFGKKEMRILMVGLDAAGKTTILYKLKLGEIVTTIPTIGFNVETVEYKNISFTVWDVGGQDKIRPLWRHYFQNTQGLIFVVDSNDRERVNEAREELMRMLAEDELRDAVLLVFANKQDLPNAMNAAEITDKLGLHSLRHRSWYIQATCATSGDGLYEGLDWLSNQLRNQK from the exons ATGGGAAATATTTTTGCTAACCTCTTCAAAGGCCTTTTTGGCAAAAAAGAAATGCGTATTCTTATGGTTGGTCTGGATGCTGCAGGAAAGACCACTATTTTGTACAAACTTAAACTTGGCGAAATAGTAACTACTATCCCTACTATAG GTTTCAATGTAGAAACAGTAGAATACAAGAACATTAGCTTCACAGTGTGGGATGTAGGTGGTCAGGATAAGATCAGACCTCTCTGGCGCCATTATTTCCAGAATACACAAG gtTTGATTTTTGTGGTTGACAGTAATGACAGAGAACGAGTGAATGAGGCCAGAGAAGAGCTTATGAGAATGTTGGCAGAAGATGAGCTGAGAGATGCTGTCTTACTAGTGTTTGCTAACAAACAG GACCTCCCTAATGCAATGAATGCAGCAGAAATTACAGACAAACTTGGACTCCATTCTCTTCGTCACAGGAGCTGGTACATCCAGGCAACCTGTGCCACTAGTGGAGATGGTCTCTATGAAGGACTGGACTGGTTGTCCAATCAGCTCCGAAACCAGAAATGA